The Panicum virgatum strain AP13 chromosome 5K, P.virgatum_v5, whole genome shotgun sequence genome has a window encoding:
- the LOC120707305 gene encoding receptor-like protein EIX2, with amino-acid sequence MTARLLLRLQGAAAIVSFLLVTLSSSLVPARAAISSGRGRGRGCVPSERAALISFKGSFTGPAGRLSSWRGGDCCRWKGVRCDNRTGHVIELDLHGREDCQVVINLDLHGREEYNYYYDEARMQMLRGETMSSSITALHHLRYLDLSFIYFNHTRIPSFLGTLDNLRYRNLSSAHFAGDIPLQLGNLSQLQHLDLRYGSRLNALDLSWLPRLSSLRSLDMSYMDLVSVSDWVHKVNMLPNLKTLFLSNCGLSSTISTLSHSNLTHLEVLDLSNNQFYSSLKHNWF; translated from the coding sequence CTCCTCCGTCTCCAAGGAGCTGCTGCGATCGTCTCCTTCCTTCTCGTGACACTGTCCTCATCCCTCGTTCCGGCAAGGGCGGCGATCTCATcaggcaggggcaggggcaggggctgCGTCCccagcgagcgggcggcgctcaTTTCCTTCAAggggagcttcaccggccctGCTGGCCGTCTCTCGTCGTGGCGAGGCGGGGACTGCTGCCGTTGGAAGGGAGTCCGGTGCGACAACCGGACCGGCCATGTCATCGAGCTGGACCTGCACGGTCGCGAGGACTGCCAAGTCGTCATCAACCTGGACCTGCACGGTCGCGAGGAGTATAATTATTATTACGATGAAGCAAGGATGCAGATGCTGCGAGGTGAGACGATGAGCTCATCCATCACCGCCTTGCACCACCTGAGGTACTTGGATCTCAGCTTCATCTACTTCAACCACACGAGGATACCTTCATTTCTGGGTACCCTCGACAACCTACGGTATCGCAACCTCTCAAGTGCACATTTCGCGGGTGACATACCTCTGCAGCTGGGTAATCTTTCTCAGTTGCAGCACCTTGATCTCAGATATGGATCTAGATTGAATGCATTAGATCTTTCATGGCTTCCGCGTCTGTCTTCCTTAAGAAGTCTCGATATGAGCTACATGGACCTCGTTTCTGTAAGTGATTGGGTTCACAAGGTCAACATGCTACCTAATCTGAAAACCCTCTTCCTCTCTAACTGTGGCCTAAGCAGCACAATCTCTACCCTATCCCATTCGAACCTGACACATCTTGAGGTCCTTGATTTATCCAATAATCAATTTTACTCTTCGCTCAAACACAACTGGTTTTAG